DNA sequence from the Bacillales bacterium genome:
AAAGCGAAAAACCCGACCGGACGGATGGTCGAACCGGAAGATCTCGCGGAAACGGCGTATTATTTGTGTACGCCGGCAGCGAGCATGATTCGCGGGCAGACGATCATCATCGACGGCGGCATGACGCTGTTAGGGGAATAAAATAAAAAAAAGAGGCTGACTCAAAAGAGGTCGTGAGTCAGCCTCTTGGCTTTCGCTGATTCTAACGAACATTTAAGACCGTTAGAAGCTCCAAGCTGCGTGAAACGGCGGCGAAAAAGGCGCTAAGGTGATCAAATGTTCGTTAGAAAAAATAATTGGATCTAATTTACATTTATTCGATAAAAACAGGGTGTCCCCAATGGCAAGACTTGGGGACACCCTCGTTTTGTGCGGTTTAGAGCATTTCAGAGACGGTTTTCGCCTCAAGGAAGTTGGTCAAGTAGTCGGGACCGCCCGCTTTCGCGTCCGTTCCGGACATTTTGAATCCGCCGAACGGATGGTAGCCGACGATCGCCGCGGTGCATCCGCGGTTAAAGTACAAGTTGCCCACCTGGAATTCGGTGCGAGCGCGGTTTAAATGCGCGCGGTTTTTCGAAATGACCGCGCCGGTCAATCCGTACTCGGTGTTGTTGGCAATTTCCAGCATGTGATCGAAATCGCGTGCCTTCGTGAACGCAACAACCGGTCCGAAAATTTCTTCCTGCATGAGCCGGGCTTTCGGATCGACGTCGGCAAAGATCGTCGGCTGCACGAAATATCCTTTCGAATCGTCGGTTTCACCGCCGACTTTCAGTTCGCCTTCTTCCTTGCCGATTTCAATGTAATTCTTGATCTTGTCGAATTGTTTTTCATTAATGACCGGTCCCATGTACGGGTCGCCGGCCGGATCGCCGACTTCGAGTTGCTTCGTCAGTTCAATCGCTTTCTCCAACACTTCGTCATACACATCTTGGTGAATGACGGCGCGCGAACAGGCCGAACATTTTTGCCCGGAGAATCCGAACGCCGAGTTGACGATCGCATCCGCTGCCAAGTCCAAATCCGCTTCGTTGTCGACAATGATCGTATCTTTGCCGCCCATTTCTGCAACGACGCGCTTCAGGAACAACTGGCCCTCTTGCACCTTTGCAGCCCGTTCGTAAATGCGCGTGCCGGTCGCTCTTGATCCGGTAAAATTGACGAAACGCGTCTTCGGGTGATCGACGAGATAGTCGCCGATTTCTTGCGGATCGCCCGGTATGTAGTTGACAACGCCTTTCGGAAGTCCCGCTTCTTCAAGGGCTTCCATCGCTTTGTAGGCGATGATCGGCGTGCTTTCTGCAGGTTTCAGCAAAACCGTATTTCCGGTAACGACCGGTGCGATCGTCGTTCCGAGCATGATGGCGAAAGGAAAATTCCACGGCGGGATCGTTACGCCGGTTCCCATCGGTTGATAGAAAAAGTGGTTGTGTTCGCCAACACGTTCGTTGATCGGCTTGCCATTGGCGAGTTCGAGCATTTGCCGGCCGTAGTATTCGAGAAAATCGATGCCTTCGGCCGTGTCGGCGTCGGCTTGACTCCAAGGTTTACCAGCTTCATATACCATCCATGCGGAGAATTCGTGTTTGCGCCGGCGCACGATCGCTGCGGCACGGAACAAAACTTCCGCACGTACTTTCGGATCCCATTGGCTCCATTCTTTATACGCTTCTTCAGCAGCCGCAAATGCCTTTTCGACTTCCTCCTTGCCAGCCATTGAAACGGTGCCGATGACCTCGTCTTTGTCGGCGGGATTCGTCGACGTTAATTTACTGCCGGTGGGAACGCGTTCCCCCGCGATAATCAAATCATAATCTTTGCCAAGCTCCGCTTTCACTTGTTTTAAAGCCGCTTTAAAATCGTTCCGGTTTGATTCGTCCGAAAAATCGGTGAACGGTTCATGTTTAAAAGGTAATACCATTCGTTACAGCCTCCTTATTCCTTTTTTCAATTCCATAGTAACTTAATTGGTGGGGCACTTCAATTGACACCGTTTACATCGTTAGCATTGCGAAAAATCACGCAATTTCCGCTTCGACGAGAATCTCGACATTTCCTTTCAGCGCTTTGGAAACCATGCATCGCGATTCCGAACGCTTGACGATTTCCTGCACCTTTTCGATATCCGTTTTGTCGGCGGAATCGGGTAATTTCACATCAAGATGGTGCAACACGGTTTCAAAGTGCAGTCCGCCTTGTTCGCTTACCGTTCCCTTCGAATGGATCGACACCCGTTGTACTTCGATCCCTGCCGCCTCCAGACCAATGCCGAACGTCATTAAAAAACACGAAGCCGCCGCGGACAGAAGCAACTCGTCCGGATTCGTCCCTTGCCCCGCCCCGCCCATCGAAGCCGGCACCGACATGGAAGATGTTAAGTTCCCCGCGCGCATCTCTCCAATACCTCTGCGCCCGCCTTTCCACGTGGCTTCACATTCGAACACGTGCCTCGTCATTTCCAATTCTCCTCCTTTTTTCTTCATCTTCTTCCCAATTGGATTGTATCACATCGGCCGAGTCCGAACGCAGATGAGCGGCTTTTTAAAAAAATTTGGGCGCGGCAAGCATCCCATTTTCATAATAGGCGCATATGCTGTTATCGAATGCTAAGGAGAAAGGTGGAATGATCTTGACGAACGAATCCGATCCGACATTCGAGTGGAATGAAGAACAGCGGCAACAAGGGTTTTATGGAGGTCAAGGCGCCGGTTTCGGCTATCCGGGTTATTACGGGGGGCAATACGGCCGTCCATGGTGGGGCGGTTATCCCGGCGGCGGTTACTATGGCCGACCGTGGTGGGGAGGCTATCCCGGCGGCGGCTACTACGGCCGTCCGTGGTGGGGAGGCTATCCCGGCGGCGGTTATTACGGCCGTCCAGGTTATTACGGTCGCCCGGGTTACTATGGCCGCCCGTGGTGGGGCTATCACGGAGGCTATTACGGCGGCATGCCCGGCTGGGGCGGCGGCCAATACGGCGGCTCCCCAGGTTGGGGAGGCTATCATGGCGGAGGTTTCACGACTGGTCAACAAGGCATTGGGGTCCCAGGCTCTTAACCAAGAAAAAAGGGGGATCCGCTTCGGCGGCGCCCCCTTACTTATTTTTATAAACATGGACAAACGGTTCATCCCTATCAGGATTCAAAACGACGAGCGCTTCCGGACCTTGCGCCGAGGAAATGTAAACATCGATCGGAACGTCTTGCGGAAACGGGTTGTTTTGGTCGGAAAGCAAACCCGCGATAAATTGCGAGAAGGAAATCACTTCGGTTTCGGCATAAAATTTGATCGGAATGTCGATCGTCATATGCTGCAATTCTTTTTGCTTGTAAAAAGCTTTTCCGATGACATCGACGTAATTCGGAAAATAATCTTGTACCTGCGACCGAAACTGTTCGAAATGATCCGTATCGGCTTGATAATGTTCGCTCGCTTCGACGGAAGGAAACAGCACATGAGTTTCCTTCAACGGTTCCCATTCCCCGACGGACGAATCCTCCGCTTTTACGACCGTTTTGGCAAAATAATGGCCTGGCACGAGCGACTCTGCCGCCTGTTCCTGATAAAGGCCGATGACGATCGGCACGTTTTTCAATGCCTCGATTTCTCGTATTCGCTTCACGATTACATCGGCGAACTGCTTCGCCTTTTCCTTTGCTTTCTTCTCATCGAGCTTGATCTGACGGCGGTAAAGGTTCCCATCGGCATCTTCCACTTTAAAGGAATAAACCTTCGCCATCGAAATGGCGATTGAAAGGCCGCCGAGTTTCAACTGATCTTTTCCCGCCTGAACGAGATAGTCTTGCTCCGTGACATAACTAAGATAGGAAGGATGTTCGCTGAGAAACTGAACTTTTTTTTCCGCCGAATACTTTTTATAGCCTTTCGGAAGATCGGGATTCAACCCTTCCGGATTATCCTGCGACTCATTTTCCAGCCAGTTCTCAATCATGTCCCTCTCTAAATATTGACCTTCTTGAAAGATGTAACGATCCGGAGAATAAACGTCTTTCGACAACCGCATTAATCCGGTCTGGATTTCATCAATGTCGAGGCGGTTGGCAACTCCATATAAAATATGCCCCCGCGCCGCCCCGGGCTTAAAATCGACAACCGTACGGTATTGGTTTTTGATCGATTCAACTTTCGGCGTGATTTTTACTTTTTTTTGCTTTTTTCCTTTGTCGGACTTCTTGACGATTTTATTCGAATCCGGATCATTCCCGAAATTCGGAACGCAACCGGAAAGGATCAGCGCCAATACGCAAAACAAGACGATAATTCGTCGATCCATTCATGCCAACTCTCCCTATTGATTCAGCTCTTCCCTCAGCCGCTCCTCATCCCATACGGCGACTCCTAATTCATTCGCTTTCGCCAGCTTCGAACCGGCGTCTTTTCCTGCAATGACGAGATCGGTGTTAGAGCTGACGCTCCCCGTCACATTGCCGCCAAGCCGTTCAATCGCTGCTTTCGCCTCATTTCGCGTGAGTTGTTCCAGCTTTCCGGTCAAGACGACTTTCTTTCCGGCGAAAAACGAATGACTTTCCGCCTCGCCTGCCGGTGCCGGCCCTCGGTATTCCATGTTGACGCCAAGCGATTTCAGCTCTTCGATCAGCGCTTTCACTTCAGGCAATCCGAAGTACGTGCGGATCGAATCGGCCATCTTATCGCCGATTTCATCCACTTCTAGCAAATCATTTTCATTCGCATTTTGCAAACGTTCCATCGTCTGAAAATGCTGTGCGAGCGTTTTTGCTGCTTTCGAACCAACAAACCGGATGCCAAGGCCGAACAACAATCGCTCCAACGAGTTGCTCTTCGAGTGTTCAATCGCCTGCAACAGCTTGTTTACGGACTTGTCACCCATCCGTTCGAGAACAATTAGGTCTTCGTATCGCAATTTATACAAATCGGCGACGTCCCGAATCAGTTCGTTCAGGAATAACTGCGTAATCACCTTTTCCCCGAGACCATCTATGTTCATCGCGTTTCGCGACACGAAATGAATCAAGCCCTCACGAATTTGCGCCGGGCACTTCGGATTCAGACACCTAAGCGCCACTTCCCCTTCAATCCGCACGAGCTCGCTCCCGCATGCCGGACATTCGTCCGGCATGCGGAACTCTTTCTCGTCCCCGGTCCTGCGGTCTTCGAGCACACGCACCACTTCTGGAATAATGTCGCCCGCCTTCTTTACGACGACGGTGTCGCCGATGCGAATGTCTTTCTCCCGAATTAAACCTTCGTTGTGGAGCGTTGCTCTTTTGACCGTCGTGCCGGCCACCGTGACCGGCGTCAGCATTGCCGTCGGTGTAATAGCGCCGGTCCTGCCGACCGTCAACATTACGCCTTCGATCTTCGTGACAACCTCCTCAGCCGGGAACTTGTAGGCAATCGCCCATCTCGGGCTTTTCGCCGTAAAACCGAGCGACTCCTGATGCCGGAGCGAATCCACTTTAATGACGATACCGTCAATTTCATACGGCAAATCGGCCCGTTTCTCCGTCCATTTTTCAATGAAAGCCATCACTTCTCCGACGTCCTTACACCGCCGCCATTCCGGATTCGTCTTCAGCCCGATCCGCTTCAGGAAATCCAACCCGTCGCTGTGCGACTCGATCGTCTCCCCTTCAAGCATCCCGATGCCGTATAGAAAAATATCCAAGTTGCGCTCCGCCGCAAGCTTCGGATCGAGCTGCCGCAACGATCCAGCCGCCGAATTCCGCGGGTTCGCGAACAGCGCCTCCCCGCGTTCTCGCCGCGCTTCGTTCAGCCGCTCGAATGAGCGCTTCGGCATGAAAGCCTCCCCGCGTACTTCTAAATTCACCGATTCTTTCAATCGCAAAGGAATCGAACGAATCGTCCGCAGATTCACGGTGATGTCTTCCCCGACCGTGCCGTCGCCGCGCGTTGCTCCGCGAACGAATCGGCCGTTCTCGTAAAGCAGGGATACGGCCAATCCGTCGATCTTCAATTCACAAACGTACGATACATCGTCTCCGACGGCTTGCCGGACGCGGCGGTCGAAATCCCGCATATCGCTCTCACCAAATGCATTGCCGAGACTGAGCATCGGCACGACATGCTCTACCTTCGTGAAAGCATCAATCGGCTCACCGCCGACCCGCTGCGTCGGCGAATCCTCGGTCACAAGATCAGGATGCTCCTCTTCAAGCTCCCGCAGTTCTTTCATGAGGCGGTCGTATTCGGCATCCGGAACGCTCGGGTTATCAAGCACATGATATTCGTAATTATATTGTTCCAATACATCACGCAATTGTTCAATTCGCCTTTCGGCTTCTTTGCGCTCCATCTGTCCCACCTCTTAAAGTTTTTCGATCGGAGCGATCTCGGCCAGCAGCCGTTTCACACCCGTCGGTTTCGCGAAAGCGATATCGAGTTCGCAAGAATCGCCGTCCCGCTTAATGCTGACGACGGTGCCTACGCCCCACTTTTTATGACTGACTTTATCGCCAACCGACCAGTCGAGTTGTTCAGCCCCGCTGCGCTGCGGCCGAACGATCCGCGAGCTGCGCGGCGGCACGCCCGCCGGCCTTCCGCCTCCACCTTGAGATTCCCCTTCATTCTCAAGACAATCATTCGGAATCTCTTCGATAAAGCAAGAAACCGGGTTCATATTCGTACGGCCGTACAACGTGCGCATTTGCGCGTTCGTCAAGTACAATTCTTGTTCCGCCCGTGTCATGCCGACATAGGCAAGTCGGCGTTCCTCTTCGAGTTCCTCGTGATCATCGATCGAGCGGCTGTGCGGGAACACGTTTTGCTCCATGCCGATCAGAAAGACGACCGGAAACTCCAAGCCCTTCGCCGAGTGCAGCGTCATGAGCGACACCGCATCTTGAACCGTCGAATCGTCATTATCCAACTGATCGATATCGGCTTCCAAAGCAAGGTCGGTTAAAAAGGCAACGAGTCCTTGATCTTCGCTGTCCTTGTTTTCTTCTTCGAAGTGTTTCGTCACCGACAGAAATTCATCGATGTTCTCGAGCCTGCTTTGCGCTTCAAGCGACGTGTCCTGCTCGTACATTTTACGATAACCGGTACGATCTAGCAGCTCTTCGACGAGCTCCGTGACTGTCAAATAGTCTTGCATCTTCGAGAGGTTGCGGATTTCTTCCTCGAAGGCGAGCAGTTTCTTGACAAACCGGCTGGAAAGTCCGATTTCTTCGCATTCCGCAATCGCTTGAAACATCGAAATGCCGTTTTCCGCCGCATAAATCATCACTTTTTCAAGCGTCGATGCCCCGATGCCGCGTTTCGGAACGTTAATCACGCGCAACAAGCTGATATCGTCATCCGTGTTGGAGAGCAAGCGCAAATACGCAAGCAAGTCTTTGATTTCTTTCCGGTCATAGAACTTTGTGCCGCCGAAAATGTTATACGGGATGTTCGACTTCATCAACGCTTCCTCGATGGCACGAGACTGGGCATTCGTTCGATATAAAATCGCAAGGTCGCGGTATTTCCGTTTGCCGCCAACCGTTAAATCGCGGATCTTCGAAGCGACAAAACGGCTTTCATCCTGCTCATTCATTCCTCGGTAGTAATGAATCTTTTGACCCGGGTCGTTTTCGGTCCAAAGCCTCTTCGGCTTGCGGTTGAAGTTGTTTTGAATGACGTGATTCGCAGCGTTCAAGATCGTCTTAGTCGAGCGGTAATTTTGTTCAAGCAAGATCACCTGTGCATCGGCATAATCTTTTTCAAACGATAAAATATTACTAATGTCCGCACCGCGCCAGCGGTAGATCGATTGATCGGAGTCGCCGACGACACACAAATTTTGATAGCGTTCCGCTAACAGACTGACAAGCTTATACTGTGCCGCGTTCGTATCCTGGTATTCATCGACGTGAATGTATTGAAATTTTCTTTGATAAAATTCAAGCACTTCCGGCACTCGTTCAAAAAGCTCGATCGTCGACATGATGAGGTCATCAAAGTCGAGCGCATGGTTTTTCCGCAAGCGCTTCTCATATTCCGCGTATACTTCGGCAACGACCTGCGTGTAAATATCGCCGGGGTTGTCCGCCGTGAATTGCTTCGCGCGTTTCAACTCGTTTTTCGCCGAGCTGATCGTGCCTAGAATCGCACGCGGCTGAAACTTCTTCACATCATAATTCAAGTCTTTCATAATTTGTTTGATCACCGACACTTGGTCGGTTCCATCGAGAATCGTAAACGCCCGTTTAATGCCGATTCGTTCCGCATCCCGGCGCAAAATGCGCACGCACATCGAGTGGAACGTCGAAATCCAAATTTGGTCGGCGAGCGCCTCTCCCGTCAGTCCGGCGACACGGCTTTTCATCTCACGAGCCGCTTTATTCGTAAACGTAATCGCCAAAATGTTCCACGGTGCCACTTCTTTTTCCACGAGCAAATACGCGATACGATGCGTCAATACACGCGTCTTCCCGCTTCCGGCTCCGGCCATGATTAATAGCGGTCCTTTCGTATGCTTGACCGCCTCTTTTTGCACGTCATTTAAACCTGTCAACAAATCTTCGACAAATTGCAAGATCGTCACTTCCTCACAAACGTATTGCAGTTATCGCTGGCTTTTCACGGCCTTCACCGTTTGCAGCGCTTTTTTCAAATCGTCATAAATCGCGTTGCCAACCACAATCGTATCCGCATATTGGGCCATTTCTTCCGCCTTCCTGCGGTCACAAATGCCGCCTCCGTAAAAAAACTGCGCTTCCGACAAGCTTTCACCGACCAATCGGACAACGTCCGGATCGCCGTAAGCCCCGCTGTATTCCAAATAAAAAATGGGCAGGCGGAACAACCGGTCGGCAATGAGCGCATAGGAACGAATCGCTTCCGGCGACAAATTCGTTTCCGCATCCGTATGTTGCGCCGCTTTCGAATCAGCATTGACGATGCAGTACCCTTCCGTAACGATTTCTTCCCAGTCCATCAAATCCGCCCACTCTTGCACGGCACGATGATGATGGCCGATGACCCAATCTACCTTCCGGCTGTTTAACACGCTCGGAATAAAATAATAGTCGAAGCCCGGAGACAACGCCTCGGGGTTGGAAACTTCCAATGCACACGAAACGGAGAATCGGCGAATGCGCGACAGCAAATACAACGTATCATCGAGCGTGACGTCATCCGTTCCGCCGACAATCACCGCATCCGTCCCTGATTCACAGACTTTTGCCAAGTCTTCGTCCGCTATCGCTTTATTCGGGTCTAATTTAAATACATGTTTCCAACTGCGAATCTCGTCCATGGGCATCCTCCAACACGTTACTTTCTCTACTTGAATTATAACATAAGGTGACGGGTTCTCTGGACCGATTCACCAAACAAAAAATCGGCCGAAGCGACCGATTGCGTGTCGTTTTTTTCGGCACCCGTGCCGAAAATTTCCGCATTGCAGTTTCAACGGACATGAGCACCTTTCTTTGCCCACAAAAATCAGGGTGAACCTGTTCCGCTCTCAATCAACGTGAGGAGAAACCTGTACAGGTTTCTCCTCACTGGGGTGTTTTATCTATCACTTTGAATGCGTTCGAGCGCCATTTGGTAACCATCGTTTCCGTAATTGATACAGCGCTTGACGCGGGAAATCGTTGCCGTGCTCGCCCCGGTTTCCGATTCGATTTTATGATAAGTAAAGCCTTCCTGGAGCATTCGCGCCACTTGTAACCGCTGCGCCAGCGACTGAATTTCACCCATCGTGCACAAATCGTCGAAAAACCGGTAACATTCTTCTCTGTCTTTCAGGGACATGATCGCATCAAACAGTTGATCGAGCGATTGACCCCGCAATTTATCAATTTGCATCTTGATCTCCTCCAGAAATGGTGACGGAACCAGACAAGCCGGGGTCGGTCGGAACGATATTAATCCACGTGCGCCCGGGAACAAACCCGAGAATCTTGCCGTCTTTCACGGGATAAATGCGGCCATCGACATTCTTCCACTTGACCTTTTGCACGACACCTTGTTGAAAGAGCCAAGCTTCGCCCCCGTCTTTTAAATTGATTTCCCGGCGCGGATAGCTGTCAATGAACCGGTGGGGCGCAGATACGACCATCACGTTCGACAGCGTGACAGGCGTTTTCGTTTCCAAATCCTTTGATTGCTCCCCGTCGCTGTAGCGAATATATTTCCCGGTATCAGGTTGGTACACATAACGAACCGAGTAACGGTCGAGGTAATTGATTTTCACCGCTTTCGCTTTTTCCCCGGAAAGCGCGTTCACTTCCTCCTCCGTCAAAAAAGGCAAAGGCTTAATGTCGGCTTTCATGTTGTATCCTTTTTTCTCGGCACCTTTCAAAATGTTTTTGTATGAAATGTAGGCATTATGCGGCGCTTTTCGGAAGTCCGCCCGGTAAAACAATGTCCCGTCGTAATAAATGCCGTTCAAATTATCCTTGCCCGACGACTCGATCAACGCTCGCGCTTGCGGACTCCAGCCGAAATGAACGTAAAAAGCGTCATAACCGTTGCTCAGACGAATGTAATACGGCCGGGCGCTTCTCACCGGACCAATCACCTTTGGCTGGTGACTTTGGAAAATCGCCAAAAACCTCGTAATCGCACCTTCAGCAAGCGCTTCATACACAAGATCGGCCTGATAAACGCCCGATTGCGGCCGCGCCAAGCTGAAATTGTTGATCATGACGCCGACCGGACGGTTCGTCACTTCATGTTCGGCAGGCAGTCCGGTCAAAGGATAAATGTGCTCGGGCGGCTTCGGTTCCTCTTCCTTTTTCGGTTCCGGCGCCTTTTGTTCCGGATCGTTTTCCGCCGTTTGTTTTTGCTCCGGCTGCTGGTTCGCGCTTTTTGACACATCCGAAGACTTGCAGCCGATCAAACCAACTAGTAAAAGCAATATGATAAAACTAACCGTCCAACCCCTCTTCACTGGCTCACGTCCTTCTTCGATTATCCTTTAAATTTTATCCCATTATAGCATTTTTTCGAAGAACGGACAGGCACGCTATTAAAAAATGGCCGCGACGAAGAGCGACCGTTCATCTAAGATCGGTCGCCAAAGGAATGCCGGAATGAAATCGTGCATGAGATGCGCTAAACGATGCAATAGTGAGGTTCTTCGAGTGAAATCGTGCATGAAAATCGCTATTTTCTCAAATCCCGCGAACTTGGGCATGATTTTTATCGTAATGCGAACAATAGCGCTCCCTATGATCGGTAATTTTATAATGGTGCCGATTTTCCTAAAATAACGTTGGTGATGATCGATTCCGGTATTTCCGTCTCATCCTCCACCGTTACAACCCCCGAGATTCCTGACGACCATCCATAAGCGACACCACACCTCTATTTGAAGACTAAGAACGCATAATGGCCGGGAACAATACCGATCGTTTCTTTACATCGTACAAGCCTTTCTGCGTCACCCGGATGTAAGGCAAATGGGTCGATGACAAAAACAACAACGTGTAAATCGGATCGTCAAAACGGTATCCTCGGCTCGCCAACTCGCTTTTCAAAGTGGTTTCCTCCGCCATCAATGCTTCCAATCGCTTGACGGACATGCCGCCGAGCAGCGGCAACTCAATTTCTGTGACCACCCTGCCTTGTTCGGTCAATACGATGCCGCCGCCGAGCTCTTTTGCCCGCTTAAAGGCCAACATCATGTCTTGCTTGTTTTTCCCGAGAATAATTACGTCGCCGGTACTCGAATACGTGCTCGCAAATCCGGAAACCGATGCCGCGAATCCTTTCAATATCGTGTTTACTTGCCACTTGCCATCTTTGTCAACAAACATGAGAAAACATTCGTCTTCCTCAAACGAAGGACGTTCACTCGTCGGGTCGAATCGCAAATAATACGGTTTCGTAATGACCGAATTGATCATTTCGATGCCGACGGGCTGCGAGAACTGAAAGTCTTCTCTTGTCAGCTCCCAATTGAGACGCAAAGCGGATTGGTCTTTGTCCTCCCACGAAAGCGGAACGTCCGGGAAGCAATTCTCGCCGTCCCGGCGAATCCATTCACCTTTAGCAAGCACCGATTGCGGGGTCGGGGACTTTTTATCTTTTAAAAAATTCAAGTGGGCCACACGCCCCGGCGCAATCATGCCGAGCAGGTGATCCATGCCGTAATGCCGCGCTGCGTTGTAGGAAGCCATCGCGTACGCATCAACCTCGGGGATGCCTTTTTCAAGCGCAATTTCGATCAGGCGGTCCATCACCCCTTGCTCGTGAAACGCGGGGGTCGAGCCGTCTGTCGTCATGTATACCCTGTCAAAATGGTCGATCCCACGTGCTTTTAGTTCATCTAAAATGACCGGGAGATCCGGACGGATCGACGAATAGCGAAGCACCGTTGACAAGCCGAGATTCAAGCGTCTCTCCGCTTCCTCACCTGTCATCGCTTCATGGTCGGCCTTTACGCCGAGCAACGCCAGTTGTGTCAACGTCTTTTCCGAAGCTCCCGGCAAGTGGCCTTCAATCGGTTTGCCGTTGCGTACCGTCATTTGCATCCAATCGAGGATTTCATCATCCCCGGCGAGCACCTTCGGCCATGCCGTCAATTCACCGCCTTGAACAACGTCCGGATGATTCAACCAAGCGTGTACATTTTCCGTCGTGAAAATATCGTTTTCGTCGCTCAGTTCCGTCTGTGCGTCGTAACGGCCCCACCAATACATCGACAACGGAAGTTTCGCGAATTCAGCGATTAATGAAAACGCTTTCGTTTTTCCTAATCGCAAAAACAAGAGAAGGCTGTCGCAGATAAGCGTCGTCGTCCCTCTTACCGATGCATATTCAGCAAATGTATGGGGATTATATAGTTGAAAAGGGTGAACATGAGGTTCAATGTAGCCGGGAACCACCGCGAGCCCGGAACAGTCAACGATTTCGGCGCCTTTCGTTTTGGCGGGCCATTCCCGTCCGACATAGACGATGCGGTCGCCGGAAATCCAAATGTGGCCGTTCATCCACTTTTTTTGTGCGTGATTTAAATATGTCGCATTTTTGAGAACTTTAGAAGGAGAGGTTTCTCCGCGAACCACCGACAGCTGTTC
Encoded proteins:
- a CDS encoding YerC/YecD family TrpR-related protein — encoded protein: MQIDKLRGQSLDQLFDAIMSLKDREECYRFFDDLCTMGEIQSLAQRLQVARMLQEGFTYHKIESETGASTATISRVKRCINYGNDGYQMALERIQSDR
- a CDS encoding DUF3048 domain-containing protein; this encodes MKRGWTVSFIILLLLVGLIGCKSSDVSKSANQQPEQKQTAENDPEQKAPEPKKEEEPKPPEHIYPLTGLPAEHEVTNRPVGVMINNFSLARPQSGVYQADLVYEALAEGAITRFLAIFQSHQPKVIGPVRSARPYYIRLSNGYDAFYVHFGWSPQARALIESSGKDNLNGIYYDGTLFYRADFRKAPHNAYISYKNILKGAEKKGYNMKADIKPLPFLTEEEVNALSGEKAKAVKINYLDRYSVRYVYQPDTGKYIRYSDGEQSKDLETKTPVTLSNVMVVSAPHRFIDSYPRREINLKDGGEAWLFQQGVVQKVKWKNVDGRIYPVKDGKILGFVPGRTWINIVPTDPGLSGSVTISGGDQDAN
- a CDS encoding adenine deaminase C-terminal domain-containing protein, with the translated sequence MPERHLQWTKKQLREQLSVVRGETSPSKVLKNATYLNHAQKKWMNGHIWISGDRIVYVGREWPAKTKGAEIVDCSGLAVVPGYIEPHVHPFQLYNPHTFAEYASVRGTTTLICDSLLLFLRLGKTKAFSLIAEFAKLPLSMYWWGRYDAQTELSDENDIFTTENVHAWLNHPDVVQGGELTAWPKVLAGDDEILDWMQMTVRNGKPIEGHLPGASEKTLTQLALLGVKADHEAMTGEEAERRLNLGLSTVLRYSSIRPDLPVILDELKARGIDHFDRVYMTTDGSTPAFHEQGVMDRLIEIALEKGIPEVDAYAMASYNAARHYGMDHLLGMIAPGRVAHLNFLKDKKSPTPQSVLAKGEWIRRDGENCFPDVPLSWEDKDQSALRLNWELTREDFQFSQPVGIEMINSVITKPYYLRFDPTSERPSFEEDECFLMFVDKDGKWQVNTILKGFAASVSGFASTYSSTGDVIILGKNKQDMMLAFKRAKELGGGIVLTEQGRVVTEIELPLLGGMSVKRLEALMAEETTLKSELASRGYRFDDPIYTLLFLSSTHLPYIRVTQKGLYDVKKRSVLFPAIMRS